The nucleotide sequence TGTTCGCCGTGTTCTTCGCGTGGCCGACGGTCTACGGCCTCTACCTGAGCTTCACCGACCGCAACCTGGCCGCGGCGAAGGGCCCGAGCCTCGTCGGCTTCGCGAACTACCTGGAGGCGTTCAGCGACCCGTCGATGTGGAGCTCGCTGGCGAACACGCTCTGGTTCACCGTGATCACGACGATCCCGCTCGTGATCCTGGCGCTGGTCGTCGCGCTCCTCATCAACATGAACCTGCGCGGCACCTGGTTCTGGCGCCTCTCGGTGTTCATGCCCTACCTGTTCGCGTCGACCGTCGTCAGCCTGATCTGGGTGTGGCTGTTCGATCCGAACCTCGGTCTCGTGAACACCCTGCTGAGCCACCTCGGCATCACCGGGCCGGCCTGGCTGCAGGATCCCGGCACGGCCATGTCAGGCGTCGCGGTCGCCACGGTCTGGTGGACGATCGGGTTCAACTTCCTGCTCTACCTCTCGGCGCTGCAGAACATCCCGCAGCAGCTCTACGAGGCGGCTGCGGTCGACGGGGCGACGAAGTGGCGCCAGGTGAGGTCCATCACGCTGCCGCTCCTCGGCCGGACGACGGGGCTCGTGGTGGCGCTCCAGATCCTGGCGTCCCTCAAGGTCTTCGACCAGATCTACCAGATGACCGGCGGCGGCCCGAACGGGGCGACGCGATCGATCCTCGAGTACGTCTACGACACCGGGTTCTCGAACTACCGACTCGGCTACGCCTCCGCCATCTCGTACGTGTTCTTCGCGATCATCCTCATCCTGAGCATCGCGCAGTTCTCGATCTTCAACCGTCGCGGCTCGGCCGGCGCAGACGCGTCGCGGGTCGCGGTCCCCGAACCCGCAGAAGCGCCGACGCCCGCGCTTCGCCCCCTCACCCCGGAGGCAGCACGATGAGCGCCGTTCTCGTCCCCTCGCACACCGAACCCCAGCGGCGATCCGCTCAGGGCGCAGGATCGCCGACACCTCACCGGAGACACGTCACCGCCGGCACCGTGCTGTCGTACGTGGCCGTCGCCGTCCTCGCCGTGATCTGGCTGGTCCCGCTCTTCTGGGCGGTCAACACCGCCTTCAAGTCCGAGACCGACGCCTCCGCGAGCCCCGTCCACGTGTTGCCGGCGCACGGCTACACGGTCGACGCCTTCCGGCTCATCTTCCAGTCGGGCCGGGTGCAGGTGTGGCTCGGCAACAGCGTGATCGTCGCCGTCGCCGTCACGGCGATCACGCTCGTCGTCTCGACGCTCTGCGCCTACGCGTTCGCGCGGCTGGACTTCCCGTTCCGCCGCGTGCTCTACACGATCACGGTGGGGTCGATCCTGGTGCCGACCCAGATCTTCATCGTGCCGCTGTACGACGAGCTGCGGAGCCTTCACATGATCGACACGTACTGGGCGATCATCCTGCCCCAGACCATCGCGCCCGTGATGGTGTTCGTGCTCAAGCGGTTCTTCGACGAGATCCCGCGCGAGCTCGAGGAGGCGGCGCTCGTCGACGGAGCCTCGCGCCTGCGGATCTTCGGTCAGATCGTCCTGCCGCTGAGCCGGCCGATCATCGCGGCGGTGTCGATCTTCGTGTTCATCGGCGCCTGGAACAACTTCCTCCTGCCGTTCATCGTCACGAACAACCCGAACCTGATGACGCTGCCGGTCGGCCTGCAGACGGTGACGCCCGGCTACGGCGTGACCTACG is from Frondihabitans australicus and encodes:
- a CDS encoding carbohydrate ABC transporter permease, coding for MTTRKSRSTSANLLYVLPFFVLFAVFFAWPTVYGLYLSFTDRNLAAAKGPSLVGFANYLEAFSDPSMWSSLANTLWFTVITTIPLVILALVVALLINMNLRGTWFWRLSVFMPYLFASTVVSLIWVWLFDPNLGLVNTLLSHLGITGPAWLQDPGTAMSGVAVATVWWTIGFNFLLYLSALQNIPQQLYEAAAVDGATKWRQVRSITLPLLGRTTGLVVALQILASLKVFDQIYQMTGGGPNGATRSILEYVYDTGFSNYRLGYASAISYVFFAIILILSIAQFSIFNRRGSAGADASRVAVPEPAEAPTPALRPLTPEAAR
- a CDS encoding carbohydrate ABC transporter permease produces the protein MSAVLVPSHTEPQRRSAQGAGSPTPHRRHVTAGTVLSYVAVAVLAVIWLVPLFWAVNTAFKSETDASASPVHVLPAHGYTVDAFRLIFQSGRVQVWLGNSVIVAVAVTAITLVVSTLCAYAFARLDFPFRRVLYTITVGSILVPTQIFIVPLYDELRSLHMIDTYWAIILPQTIAPVMVFVLKRFFDEIPRELEEAALVDGASRLRIFGQIVLPLSRPIIAAVSIFVFIGAWNNFLLPFIVTNNPNLMTLPVGLQTVTPGYGVTYALQMAEAVFAALPLIVVFVLFQRQIIRGIATTGIAGQ